The DNA window GCTCGCTTCCCGAAATGCGAGGGAAACAGCCCCCGCCCCGTAGGGCCGATCGGTCGGTTCGGGTTCCAGCAGTTGCGCCACGATATCGTCCAGCCAGACAGGGCAGTCAAGCGCCAGACTGGAAAGACGCGGCGGCCGAAGTGTGCGGCGAAGTTCGAGCATTTCCTCGCGCGTGCTTGCCTGGTGGGGCAGCTGGCCGGAAATGGCGTGGAACAAAATGGCGCCCAGCGAAAAAAGATCGATCTTCACCGTAGTTGTCGGCTGGGAACCCAGTTGCTCCGGCGCCAGATAAGCAAACGGATTATCCGAGGGTGCGGCTGTCGACGTGAACGGATTCGAATGGCGGTCAACGCGAAAATCAAGCACCTTCACTTCGCCCAAAGGTTCGGTGATCAGAATTTTCTCCGGCGACAGCAATCCATGGACAAATCCTGCGGAATGGGCATGCTCCAGTGCGGCACAGACCTGGCTAGTTATCTCGAGCGCGGAATCCCAGGTGAGGCGTTCTCTCCGTGCCAGCAGCGCCGCCAAAGATTCCCCCTCGATCAGTTCATGAACCAGATAGCCCTGCATTTGATCCAGCGCACCGCCATAACATCGCGCGATGTGAGGATGCCGTAGTTCGACCAGGGTTTTCCCTTCCTGCGAAAATTCCTGGCAAGCGCTGACTGAAGCGGCTGCCAGAGGGGCAGAGAGAACTTTGACCGCGGCATTTCTTCTCTGTTTGGTGTGAAAGCCGCGGAAAACCGACCCTTTACCATCGGGTCGAAGGTTGTCTTCCAGAACAAACGGGCCAATGCGCGTAGGATTCATGCGATTCAATAGATCAGGAATGTGGCAACGCGCGAGGCGGCAGAGTTTCTTCCAGTCTATTCAAGGGGGAACAAACCCACAATGATCTGGTCGACTCGATAGCTTCCCGGCGAAAGGGCGAAGCAGGTCCGGTAAGAGGAGTCGACGCACCGCATGCGGCGAGCGAAACGGCGCGGAGGCCCATGGCGCGGGGTTGACGAGCGCGCAACAAAAAACCCGTCGGGCCTGGCTTAGGTCCCGACGGGCTTTGCTCTTGCAATTTTGGTGGTGCTTGTTTCCGACAGACCGAAGTCTGTTGGAG is part of the Lignipirellula cremea genome and encodes:
- a CDS encoding serine/threonine-protein kinase; the protein is MNPTRIGPFVLEDNLRPDGKGSVFRGFHTKQRRNAAVKVLSAPLAAASVSACQEFSQEGKTLVELRHPHIARCYGGALDQMQGYLVHELIEGESLAALLARRERLTWDSALEITSQVCAALEHAHSAGFVHGLLSPEKILITEPLGEVKVLDFRVDRHSNPFTSTAAPSDNPFAYLAPEQLGSQPTTTVKIDLFSLGAILFHAISGQLPHQASTREEMLELRRTLRPPRLSSLALDCPVWLDDIVAQLLEPEPTDRPYGAGAVSLAFREASKKVTQRTGAVEHAAGGFSPLRRSLDNEEAKRLLGVNEVEPKPERRPFRIAIPGLLENTLFLVGALVIILGLTVWGFWPLSEQQLFDRGQALMATEDISDWNRARSSYFEPLLARFPDTAHAEEVRRQVDRISMRQAFNRMKLNYRLTRDPRSEGEAFYRKGWLAEEQGEETEALLVFRQMLREIEETEDNRPFLLLAQDRIDELSKQLLARPPLPEKSTDQDALIAPDVEESSVPPEKKTSPETP